The window CCATCATTGTCGGCCTCCTGAGGTTTGACGTTTGCGAAAAAACGATGCGCCGGCCATTGTTACCGCGCTTGGCGCATCGCCTACTTGTTCGGGAAGTGTGGTGCTGGTGGGTAGTTCGGTGCGCGGTAACTTTAAGAAAAAACGAGCTCCTGATAGGTGCCCGGGTGCGGGCTTGCCGCCGGGGTCGACCGTGAGGTCGCCGCCATGGTTTTGTGCGATGGATCGGGAGATTGACAGCCCGAGGCCCATTCCTGTGCGTTTGGAAGTCGAAAACGCCTTGAACAGCCGCTCATGGACTTCCTGCGGAATTCCTGGACCTGAATCTTCGACAACGACGCTTACGAAGTGCTTGTCAGCCTCCGCAGAGATTCTCACGTGTGGATCAAGGCTGCCACGGACAGCTTCGAAGGCATTGCGCAGCAAGTTGACCATCACCTGCTGAACTTGGACCGGGTCGGCCTCAACAGTTGGAAGCTCATCCGAGAGCGTCACATCAATGCGGATACCTTCCGAATTCGTCCCAACGCGGGTCAGTTCGAGTGTCTCATCAAGCAGCTGGAACAGGTGAACTGTGCGGCGATCGGGCTCACGCTTTTCAACAAAGTGTCGCATCCGCTGAATGATGTTGCCCGCCCGCTCAGCTTCGCGCTTAGCCTTTTCGATCGTCTCGAGCAGCATCGGATCTTTCGGGCCATCACCATTCAACGCGTGCATACGCCGTGTGACCGCCTGCAAATAAAGCATCACCGCTGTAAGCGGCTGGTTGAGTTCGTGCGCAACCGCAGAGCCCATTTCATCCATCGCAGAGACGCGAGCTAGGTGAACAAGTTCAGCCTGAAGCTGGTTCACTCGACGTTCGACCGCTTTGCGCGGACGCAAATCACGCAAGATACCAACAAACTGACGACCCTCAGGCGTGAGCGCCTCGCCAACGGATAGCTCAAGGGGAAATTCGCTACCATCCCTATGCCGGCCACTCACTTCACGACCGATCCCAATGATCCTCTTCTCACCCGTGTTCATATAATGATGAACATAATCATCATGCTTGGACGAATAATCAGTCGGCATCAGCATCGATACATTGCGGCCAACAACTTCCACGGATGCATACCCAAACAGCTGTTCACAGGCAGAATTGAAGACAAGAATCTTCATTTCGTCGTTGATGAGGATGACCCCATCAACGGCGGTATCGAGAAGACTGTCGAGGCGTACCTCTGAAACCGATTTGGGCATTATCGCCCTTTCCTCAGCGCGCTGAGGGTTAAATTGCCATATTCAAACCGGTTTGAAAACGTGCCTATAGGTTCAAATGACTAGGGATTTGTTCTAATCCAACCGGCCAAGCCATTGGCCACATCGGCGATTTGAGCGGGATCCCGCGCGAAACACAGACGCAGAAATGGCTCGCCGCCCGGGCCGAATGCAGTGCCCGGCGCTAAGCCAATTCTAAGATCGTCCACCAATCTACGTGCAAGCGCGCTCGTGTCGTCCTGCCCGTGCACCCTGAAAAACAGGTAAAACGCGCCGTCGGGAGCACTGACTTCCACACTGTTGAGTGGACTGAGAGCATCGACAAGCGCTTGGCGATTGAGCGTCGCCCGGTCAATCTGCGTCGAGATAAACGCATCGCCCTCATCGAGCGCAACACAAGCGGCGCGCTGCATGAATGCAGCCACCCCGGAGGTTGAGTACTGGATCAGGTTTTCCACGATCTGCCCCATGTGGCTCGGTGCCTCGACCCAGCCAACCCGCCAGCCCGTCATCGCCCAATTCTTTGACATCGTGTTGACGTAAATCACCCGCGATGATTGCGGGGCAACGTCCTTGAAAGAGGGCGCACGCATCGGATCGGAGCCTTCAAGCGCCGCACCTCCGTACACGAAGCGTGCGTAGATCTCATCGGCGATTATCCACAGGTCGTGTTCTTCGGCGAGGTCGTGGATTGCTTTCAGCGTTTGCTTATCCGCGACCCACCCGGTGGGATTGGAGGGCGAATTGATGAAGATTGCGCGCGCGCGCTCATCACGCGCCGCCAGCGCGATAGCATCAAGGTCCGGAGTGAACCGACCTTCCTGAAATGGCATCGGGATCTCAGCGACATGAACCCCCCGCACGCCAGCGGACGTGACGATGTTTGGCCAAGCCGGGGAGGGAACGATGAGGCTATCACCCGGGTCCAAGACCATTTGAACCGCGATCTGAATGGCCTGCATTCCCGAACCCGTTACAAAAAACCGATCAGGGTCATGTGGCGTTCCAATCAATCGGCCCATGTACCGGGCCAAGGCAGCGCGAAGTTCCGGTAAGCCTCTTTGCCAAGTGTAGAATGTTTCTCCCGCTTCAAGGCTTTCCGCAGCGGCCTTTCGAATGAAAGC is drawn from Pseudomonadota bacterium and contains these coding sequences:
- a CDS encoding PAS domain S-box protein, coding for MPKSVSEVRLDSLLDTAVDGVILINDEMKILVFNSACEQLFGYASVEVVGRNVSMLMPTDYSSKHDDYVHHYMNTGEKRIIGIGREVSGRHRDGSEFPLELSVGEALTPEGRQFVGILRDLRPRKAVERRVNQLQAELVHLARVSAMDEMGSAVAHELNQPLTAVMLYLQAVTRRMHALNGDGPKDPMLLETIEKAKREAERAGNIIQRMRHFVEKREPDRRTVHLFQLLDETLELTRVGTNSEGIRIDVTLSDELPTVEADPVQVQQVMVNLLRNAFEAVRGSLDPHVRISAEADKHFVSVVVEDSGPGIPQEVHERLFKAFSTSKRTGMGLGLSISRSIAQNHGGDLTVDPGGKPAPGHLSGARFFLKLPRTELPTSTTLPEQVGDAPSAVTMAGASFFRKRQTSGGRQ
- a CDS encoding pyridoxal phosphate-dependent aminotransferase encodes the protein MAMTSPTPSTQPDAASIALRTPPSGIVGIMNYGRARQGIMPLWAGEGDLPTPAFIRKAAAESLEAGETFYTWQRGLPELRAALARYMGRLIGTPHDPDRFFVTGSGMQAIQIAVQMVLDPGDSLIVPSPAWPNIVTSAGVRGVHVAEIPMPFQEGRFTPDLDAIALAARDERARAIFINSPSNPTGWVADKQTLKAIHDLAEEHDLWIIADEIYARFVYGGAALEGSDPMRAPSFKDVAPQSSRVIYVNTMSKNWAMTGWRVGWVEAPSHMGQIVENLIQYSTSGVAAFMQRAACVALDEGDAFISTQIDRATLNRQALVDALSPLNSVEVSAPDGAFYLFFRVHGQDDTSALARRLVDDLRIGLAPGTAFGPGGEPFLRLCFARDPAQIADVANGLAGWIRTNP